A single Anopheles funestus chromosome 2RL, idAnoFuneDA-416_04, whole genome shotgun sequence DNA region contains:
- the LOC125764276 gene encoding uncharacterized protein LOC125764276: protein MWTPSYDIIIETLTGSEFEVTVNDRDTVGYLKSEIQKYEGIPISQQHLLYNHKELSDMMEMKDIPLVKGSRVKLVLGMKGGPISSKRLFTISSDYDNWLDMSDVLSGEDLINLQSPGLKLLLYKDNKKNVHRLMKVRAEKACDGMKGSMSRSIIGSGASGPGSYGPGNLISQKERDAAITKQKMDQIKAKLSMKKKRLGGTQVNKEEECEPKSAGQIEECSAVNDFADGGSSSKAIRNPTQQYRHKKRHHHYHHHHHHQHHPHQHETVIKEEKTPIGYRPGTGGSGGGTALVATGHNASMVGTIGSMLPNAGTASATHPCKSMPTVIDIGRSEQEQAIPPISYGLVNLVHGTTAATTAGRSPTLELEKRSQIREHLQRNRSFKTISAKNLDFAREGSPQVGGGGLSDRHSGSAGLERSLSFHSNGILSRMGSETTLDGGYSNIRRCTAGGQLRNNHASLGTRHAGSGVGGGGGGGGACTTQSLHKLDESRVSSASLHDLIELLKYTQSKQRTISNDSLNKLMLNYSKKVYVPHHLYHHSQAGKKSLPEINPSLNNIDEYLPDYDFGLKTSSGMGSATTAAAAASSTGGAIPKMATRSEDSLDCKIASAEYAFKNAGSGGMDKSFRTLYKATSEDSSVYELPKLLIREDSPVESFLGSYSQLETVATRRGESPKNNFSSPSNLQDIEGTDTLDPDAQAVLPEPGMLELRPIPTSSSAALVGEAKLASESLLQFAQIAAESVKSSQAAAATSLSSSSLFGSNSSLAGTAVSGDGTSFAGGAMNGTSSSSAAWCQHWNHRQEHQQPHDGNFPGSSVSHLINPRRHHSDLDISELELKFINTDANATSHVPDGSIAMNDTSDYTNLIKLPAISNLGADNGWLQLSSWDTVRFGREDEDADDEEVVDEEEIPDHEEDDHDEEDDEEEEVDNGQDRDRVTSSSCSSIRRPRESSNSTSFIHSHLSISSDEDDLLNVAEMRDGAGVVGGAYKPGGNKSKSIDLNEFRKAFGSSPTLLNGFRGGTSCTRLVPQLSRLETIPSQYRRGYTNLNDACLSSSTSELECVSNGAAKKKHPGLLPPPNDDSSVLSSTLLKYRKDGSVPYVRSNENLNRYKISLCTGTTARRRMGDSDEALAGSDALYLRQRQQSIGAGRHLPSIRDHLASIADSEANETADAACNGVNKSVNASDESNNANRSFVVGGDFECKFSRLSCCSAPSGDVPSKPFSPGGNRPTGGNYRAKEHSSAVGSSAGLMRTTSTAATADDRNRFLFGEDATSLQYNGSSSSTHLQPTDYYFPSDESLFNMDSFFDDFVEIDTSDIFESTEYININSGAAGRKCDTSSNASTTLVLPDIHAKQQQQHQHSHQPSSQQQLNHHHALQRSQYHASENLELQQHQLRVLRNFKSFTSTSADDGRKQYYRSGSGQGSSSSATEADCAREGEIHFSAHQAFLQAGQNMRDTEEEGIASIIQHMDRERLCEQRTSSLPDPTMASSVIFQDDKERLLRLTDYPADHRKPSVIGGANANATQHHTTEQIKSKKLRCAQCNKKLGVIMIMKCHCEKIFCAQHRYAEAHNCSYDFKVEGRKVLEKNNPLVVADKLPKI from the exons ATGTGGACCCCATCGTATGACATCATAATCGAAACATTGACCGGATCCGAGTTCGAGGTGACGGTCAACGATCGAGACACGGTTGGATATCTGAAGTcggaaattcaaaaatatgaag GCATTCCGATCAGTCAGCAGCATTTGCTGTACAATCACAAGGAGCTGAGCGACATGATGGAGATGAAAGATATCCCGCTGGTAAAGGGTTCGCGCGTGAAGCTTGTCCTCGGCATGAAGGGAGGCCCAATCTCTTCCAAGCGACTTTTCACCATTTCCTCCGACTACGACAACTGGCTTGACATGAGCGATGTACTGTCCGG GGAAGATTTAATAAACTTGCAAAGTCCAGGATTAAAGCTTCTTCTCTACaaagacaacaaaaagaacGTTCATCGATTGATGAAAGTCCGTGCAGAAAAGGCCTGCGATGGTATGAAGGGGTCGATGTCGCGTTCGATCATCGGAAGCGGTGCATCCGGCCCGGGTTCCTATGGGCCAGGCAACCTCATCAGTCAGAAAGAGCGTGATGCTGCAATAACTAAGCAG AAAATGGATCAAATTAAAGCTAAATTAagtatgaaaaagaaaagattggGCGGTACGCAGGTGAATAAAGAGGAAGAATGTGAACCGAAATCAGCAGGACAGATAGAGGAATGTTCGGCTGTAAACGATTTTGCCGATGGCGGTAGCAGTAGCAAAGCGATACGCAATCCGACCCAGCAATACAGACATAAGAAACGGCATCACCattatcaccatcatcatcatcatcagcaccatCCGCATCAACATGAGACTGTTATCAAAGAGGAAAAGACACCCATAGGCTACCGACCGGGAACGGGCGGGAGTGGCGGCGGTACAGCACTCGTAGCCACCGGACATAACGCGTCGATGGTGGGAACTATTGGATCAATGCTACCGAATGCCGGAACAGCGAGTGCTACACATCCATGCAAATCCATGCCCACCGTGATTGATATTGGACGGTCGGAGCAAGAGCAGGCCATACCACCGATTAGCTACGGGTTGGTTAATCTGGTACATGGTACGACAGCCGCCACTACTGCAGGACGTTCGCCAACGTTGGAGCTGGAAAAACGTTCCCAAATCCGTGAACATTTGCAACGAAATCGTTCCTTCAAAACTATTAGTGCGAAAAACTTGGACTTTGCACGCGAAGGATCACCACAGGTAGGCGGCGGTGGGTTAAGCGATCGTCACTCGGGATCGGCCGGTCTCGAGCGATCACTTTCGTTCCATTCGAACGGCATACTGAGCCGCATGGGATCAGAAACGACACTCGATGGCGGTTATAGCAACATACGGCGCTGTACCGCTGGTGGCCAATTGCGCAATAATCACGCTAGTCTAGGCACACGGCACGCAGGGAGTGGAgtgggaggaggaggaggtggaGGTGGCGCATGTACGACACAGTCGCTGCATAAGCTGGACGAGAGCCGTGTATCGTCCGCCTCGTTGCATGACCTTATCGAGCTGCTGAAGTATACACAATCGAAGCAGCGCACCATATCGAACGATTCGCTCAATAAGCTGATGCTGAACTACTCGAAGAAAGTGTACGTGCCGCACCATCTGTATCATCATTCACAGGCAGGTAAAAAATCACTTCCAGAGATAAATCCCTCCTTGAACAACATAGACGAGTATCTGCCGGATTATGATTTCGGGTTGAAAACATCTTCTGGCATGGGCTCAGcaacaactgctgctgctgcagcctCTTCGACCGGAGGTGCTATACCGAAGATGGCAACTAGAAGTGAAGATTCATTGGATTGCAAAATTGCTTCGGCGGAGTACGCCTTCAAGAATGCCGGCAGTGGAGGAATGGACAAATCGTTCCGCACACTGTACAAAGCAACATCCGAAG ACAGCAGCGTTTATGAGCTGCCGAAATTACTCATCCGTGAAGATTCCCCGGTCGAATCGTTCCTTGGCTCTTACTCGCAGCTAGAAACGGTCGCAACTCGTCGAGGGGAATCACCCAAGAACAATTTTAGCTCCCCGTCCAATCTGCAAGATATCGAAGGTACCGATACACTCGATCCAGATGCCCAGGCGGTGTTGCCCGAACCGGGTATGCTTGAGCTAAGACCTATACCCACTAGCTCATCGGCTGCGCTTGTTGGCGAAGCGAAGCTGGCATCAGAATCGTTGCTTCAGTTCGCTCAAATTGCGGCCGAAAGTGTGAAATCAAGCCAAGCGGCTGCCGCCACATCGTTAAGCTCGAGTTCGCTGTTCGGAAGCAACAGTAGTCTGGCCGGTACTGCGGTCAGCGGTGACGGTACAAGCTTTGCAGGCGGTGCAATGAACGGTACCAGTAGTTCATCTGCTGCCTGGTGCCAGCACTGGAATCATCGGCAAGAACATCAGCAGCCGCACGATGGTAATTTCCCTGGTTCAAGCGTTTCGCATTTGATTAACCCCCGGCGCCATCATTCGGATTTGGATATTAGCGAACTGGAGCTTAAGTTTATCAACACCGATGCAAATGCGACAAGTCATGTACCCGATGGTAGTATCGCCATGAATGACACAAGCGACTACACAAACCTTATCAAGCTTCCTGCAATATCGAACCTGGGCGCAGATAACGGCTGGCTCCAGTTGTCATCGTGGGATACGGTTCGTTTCGGACGGGAGGACGAAGATGCTGACGATGAAGAAGTGGTGGACGAGGAAGAGATACCCGACCACGAGGAAGACGACCACGATGAAGAGGATGACGAGGAGGAGGAAGTGGACAATGGGCAGGATCGGGACCGTGTTACATCCTCGTCGTGTTCTTCGATACGAAGACCGCGTGAATCTTCAAACTCGACCAGTTTCATTCACAGTCATCTATCGATATCATCCGATGAGGACGATCTGCTGAACGTTGCAGAAATGCGCGATGGTGCTGGCGTGGTCGGTGGCGCCTATAAACCCGGCGGTAACAAATCGAAATCGATCGATCTGAACGAATTTCGCAAAGCGTTCGGTAGCAGTCCCACCCTGCTGAACGGATTCCGTGGAGGTACGAGCTGTACCCGGCTGGTGCCACAGCTTTCTCGGCTCGAGACAATTCCCTCGCAGTACAGACGTGGCTATACGAACCTGAATGATGCGTGTCTGTCGAGCTCCACCTCGGAACTGGAGTGTGTTAGTAATGGTGCGGCGAAGAAAAAGCACCCGGGATTGTTGCCTCCACCGAATGATGATTCGAGCGTCCTTTCGTCAACGTTGTTAAAGTACCGCAAGGATGGAAGTGTTCCTTACGTGCGAAGTAATGAGAATTTAAATCGCTATAAAATTTCGTTGTGCACGGGAACTACGGCACGGCGGCGAATGGGCGATAGTGATGAAGCACTGGCGGGAAGTGATGCTTTGTACCTGCGGCAGCGTCAACAATCGATAGGCGCCGGTCGGCATTTGCCAAGCATTCGTGATCATCTAGCGAGCATCGCTGATtcggaagcaaacgaaacggcGGACGCTGCTTGCAATGGTGTCAACAAAAGTGTCAATGCATCCGATGAAAGTAACAACGCGAATCGTTCCTTTGTAGTTGGTGGTGATTTTGAGTGTAAATTTTCGAGATTAAGTTGCTGTTCGGCACCAAGCGGTGATGTTCCGTCGAAACCGTTCTCTCCCGGTGGTAATCGACCAACGGGTGGAAACTATCGTGCTAAGGAACATTCGTCGGCCGTCGGTAGTAGTGCAGGACTAATGAGAACCACATCAACCGCCGCTACCGCTGACGATCGAAATCGGTTCCTGTTTGGCGAAGATGCAACCTCATTGCAGTATAATGGAAGCTCATCTTCGACGCATCTACAGCCAACCGATTATTACTTCCCATCGGACGAAAGCTTGTTTAATATGGATTCGTTTTTTGACGATTTCGTTGAGATTGATACTAGCGACATATTTGAAAGTACTgaatatattaatattaattctgGCGcggcaggaagaaaatgtgatACCTCTTCGAACGCGTCGACCACACTTGTGCTGCCCGATATACAtgcaaagcagcagcagcaacaccagcacTCGCATCAACCTTCATCACAGCAACAGTTGAATCACCACCACGCACTCCAACGTTCACAGTACCATGCTAGCGAGAACTTGGAACTGCAACAGCATCAGCTACGAGTGCTTCGAAATTTTAAGTCATTTACCTCTACAAGTGCAGATGATGGTAGGAAGCAATACTATCGATCCGGCAGTGGACAGGGTAGCTCATCATCTGCAACGGAAGCCGACTGCGCTAGAGAGGGAGAAATACACTTTTCCGCCCATCAAGCATTCCTGCAAGCGGGTCAAAATATGCGTGATACGGAAGAGGAAGGTATCGCTTCCATCATTCAGCACATGGATCGTGAACGGTTGTGCGAACAGCGGACGTCCTCACTGCCCGATCCGACGATGGCATCCTCCGTCATATTCCAAGACGACAAGGAACGACTGTTGCGGCTCACCGACTATCCGGCCGATCATCGCAAACCGTCCGTTATCGGTGGCGCAAATGCAAACGCAACCCAACATCACACGACGGAGCAGATTAAATCGAAAAAGTTACGGTGCGCTCAGTGCAACAAGAAGCTGGGCGTGATCATGATCATGAAGTGTCACTGTGAGAAAATTTTCTGCGCCCAGCATCGATACGCCGAGGCACACAACTGTTCGTACGATTTTAAGGTTGAAGGTCGCAAAGTGCTTGAAAAGAATAATCCCCTCGTCGTGGCGGATAAGTTGCCGAAGATttaa
- the LOC125764313 gene encoding choline transporter-like protein 1 yields MQQLCCCLTSRTDKVSPGESFDHSKSPSPSSHESINVFRTERQCTDIMFIALKAAFILILLVLIIYCMAFGDIYRIINGYDDCANVCGRDNKPDQNLPCKGADRTGERFLLVEGSGSTESDLHRMCVASCEEVEGFKPFLNRCIRKNNPTDEVATRTGLKNFFQEVSEDLEACHREMLWLAVISFVFSLLTLVLLRVIPGLIVWLVLLAVVLACTAGTIWLWFRWQYESEHLSEGAADSARMRMNNWLYYAIAATIVTLLVYLVILVMRKRIKLVVQLFKEAGKAIASMPFLLAEPILTFTTIAVVIVLYVYFTVWIESSGMLVVESNNSAKYMKDSTMLFTRWYNLFAFLWFCQFIIGCQHMVIAGAVAGWFFTRNKAHLSNPIGRSYCNLLRYHLGTVALGSFVIAVVQLLRTMLKLLMHSVRNPQNRITNFLFDCCQCCLQCFERFLQYLTRNAYILTAMHGDPFCQAGKNAFRLLTNNALRVFAINSVGDFVLVLAKVFVVVATGLIGMELIQKKAGLHHPYVPLILVGIFAYLVAHCFMTVYEMTVDTIFLCFCEDCESNDGISRPYYMSRGLMEFVQNSKKALSISEKGSSRTKQSVQDGKAWMGATKPTGTPNDGTAQQRATAISETVD; encoded by the exons ATGCAACAGTTATGTTGCTGTCTGACCAGCCGTACGGATAAAGTATCACCTGGTGAATCGTTCGAC CACTCTAAATCACCTTCACCCAGCAGCCATGAGTCGATTAATGTGTTCCGCACGGAACGTCAATGTACGGATATAATGTTTATTGCCCTCAAGGCAGCGTTCATTCTGATTCTG CTGGTACTCATTATCTACTGCATGGCGTTTGGAGATATCTATCGCATAATAAATGGCTATGATGACTGCGCCAATGTGTGTGGCCGCGACAACAAGCCGGACCAGAATCTTCCGTGCAAG GGGGCAGATAGGACGGGCGAACGATTTTTGTTGGTTGAAGGATCCGGATCGACGGAAAGCGATCTGCATCGTATGTGTGTCGCAAGCTGCGAAGAAGTCGAAGGATT CAAACCATTTCTTAACCGCTGCATTCGGAAGAACAACCCCACGGATGAGGTGGCGACACGTACCGGACTAAAGAACTTTTTCCAAGAAGTATCTGAGGATTTGGAAGCCTGTCATCGGGAAATGCTTTGGCTCGCGGTTATATCGTTTGTGTTTTCCCTCCTCACACTCGTGCTGCTGCGCGTTATACCGGGCCTGATCGTATGGTTAGTGCTGCTAGCCGTTGTGTTGGCCTGCACTGCCGGTACAATCTGGCTGTGGTTTCGTTGGCAATACGAATCGGAACACCTGTCGGAAGGTGCAGCCGATTCGGCACGGATGCGAATGAACAACTGGCTGTACTATGCCATCGCGGCCACTATCGTTACGCTGCTAGTGTATCTGGTCATATTGGTGATGCGCAAACGGATCAAACTAGTCGTGCAGCTGTTTAAAGAAGCGGGAAAAGCAATTGCCAGTATGCCATTTCTGTTGGCAGAACCGATTTTG ACTTTCACCACTATCGCGGTAGTAATTGTCCTGTACGTTTATTTTACTGTGTGGATCGAAAGTTCCGGCATGCTGGTGGTGGAAAGTAACAATAGCGCCAAATACATGAAGGACTCTACCATGCTATTCACGCGTTGGTACAATCTGTTCGCATTCTTGTGGTTTTGTCAGTTCATTATCGGTTGCCAACACATGGTCATAGCGGGAGCGGTAGCCGGTTGGTTCTTCACACGCAATAAAGCCCACTTAAGTAATCCGATCGGGCGTAGTTACTGTAATTTGCTGCGCTATCATCTCGGTACGGTGGCATTGGGTTCTTTCGTGATTGCAGTGGTACAGTTACTAAGGACGATGCTTAAGCTACTAATG CACTCGGTACGCAATCCACAGAACCGCATCACCAATTTTCTATTCGACTGTTGCCAGTGTTGTTTGCAGTGCTTTGAACGGTTTCTGCAGTACCTGACACGCAACGCTTACATACTAACGGCGATGCATGGGGATCCATTTTGTCAGGCGGGCAAAAATGCGTTCCGGCTGCTAACTAACAATGCGCTGCGCGTTTTTGCCATCAACTCCGTGGGCGATTTCGTATTGGTGCTGGCTAAAGTGTTTGTCGTAGTGGCGACGGGACTGATCGGGATGGAACTAATTCAGAAAAAGGCAGGACTACACCATCCGTACGTACCGCTGATATTGGTCGGTATCTTTGCCTACCTGGTGGCACACTGCTTTATGACCGTGTATGAG ATGACGGTTGATACTATCTTCCTATGTTTCTGTGAAGATTGTGAAAGCAACGACGGTATAAGCCGACCGTACTACATGTCTCGTGGGCTGATGGAATTTGTAcagaactcaaaaaaagctctttCGATCAGCGAAAAAGGATCCAGCAGAACCAAACAATCTGTACAGGATGGAAAAGCCTGGATGGGAGCGACAAAACCGACCGGCACGCCCAACGATGGAACCGCTCAGCAACGAGCTACGGCCATTTCAGAAACAGTAGACTGA